CCAAGCCAAACAAGCACAAAACCACTCTGGCACCACCGCCATGTCCACATTGGAATGCTGTCATGAAGATATGTGCAATTACAGAGGACTACATGATGTTTTGTCTCCTTCCAGGGGTGATACTTCAGGTAGGGCAAGGAAGCTTCAGTGAAATCTCTGTTCTGGCTGTTAGGCTGGTGGCAGTGAAAACCTTTACGTCTGCTATTGATTTAGTTGTTGCTGTAAGTAGAGACACCAGAGGGGGGAAGTGGGTGGTTGGATCCTGGGGAGCAGCATTTCAGCTGAATagcttttactattttttttttttttgcctgcatTAGTGGTAAAGGTCGATGTTGACAACTTGTTATTGATTGCTTCTAAGAAGCAATGGCAGTGGTATTCCTAGTTAAATTGGCCATCAGGATAAGAAATTCCATGTTATAAATAGCCTTAAactcatcttttttctttgtaagagTATTTGCAGTAGATACTGCAGAGTGTGTAGCTGTTGCTCCTTAAACTTGCCACTGTGGCATTTAATGGAGTTGCTTATATATAAACCAGTTGCTGATACTGAAATAAGCTTcaacttttttcccatttgcagGACAAGGGAGCAGATATCAACATGACAGCAGCAGGAATCTCATCACCAAGGTGCAGGAATTGACCTCTTCTAAAGAGTTATGGTTCAGGGCAGCAGTAATTGCTGTTCCTATAGCTGGTGGGCTAATCTTGGTGCTCCTTATCATGCTGGCCTTGCGAATGCTCAGGAGTGAAAATAAGAGACTGCAGGATCAACGACAGCAAATGCTCTCCCGTTTGCACTATAGTTTTCATGGACATCATTCAAAAAAAGGGCAGGTGGCAAAACTGGACTTGGAATGCATGGTGCCTGTGACTGGTCATGAGAACTGCTGCATGACCTGTGATAAAATGAGACATTCAGACCTCAGCAATGATAAAATTCTTTCGCTAGTCCACTGGGGAATGTACAGCGGACATGGGAAGCTGGAATTTGTATGAccaattatttgttttttaatctgagCTAAACTTACTCTCTGAACTCTTGAAGGCCTTTGGGTTCTGCTGGACAGGAGCACTTTATCTTGAAACAAAAACTCGCATAAATCATCTTTGAGAAACAAAGGACCTCTGCAAACAGAATCTTGGATATTTCTTCTGAAGGATTCCAAAAGTTGTCTTATTTGCACAGAGTAAAATACACTCAAATGTATTGTTTGCTTTAAAGTTATGAAAGCAAAAGTTAGAAGTTGTAGACACTGTCACCGGGGTTATCTGAACTGTAGGGAGCTGAGAACTGAGTTATTATAATAAACTGTATGCAAGCTCCTATGTTTCCTGACTTAAtgtaaagattttttaaatatatatattttgtctGAAACCTgcttgtgatttttgttttggaaaacagttccttttggggtggtggtgggcaACAAATCAAGGTGGTATGCATGGTAATGCTCTGCATAAAAATTAGATTCTGAAAACAGAGTTTTCTTACTCTGTGAGGGGAAATTAAGTGGTTATTCTAGGGCAAAGGTGGCAGCTTTACTATTTTATACTTCAAGTAGCAGTGAACCCACATCCTCAAGTCTTGGCTATTGCATTTTACTCATAACCTCAGTGAATTCTCCTGTAGTGTTGTGATAACTGTTTCATCCTCTCTGTTAATGAAGAAGCGCTTCTTCTCTCTGTGCTAAACGCATCAAAGCCGCTCCTAACTCTTCATAACTGTTTCTCCTCcctttgttttaattctgttttctgagattattttttttcctcatcttttacTTGcatattatttgtttttttggaAAACCCTAAAACTTCAACACCTATTCtgctgtgtgtatatatgtgtgtgtgtgtatatatatatatatatatgggtttggttttgtttttttctactgaTAACCCCTGTTGGCCCTGTGGAAAACATCTACCTTGTTCTTCTATAGTGTAACTCAGTATCGCATGCTGCTGCATTTGTGTGGGACTGAAGAATGTTTAATCTCTGGCTCATCCTTTATGCTATTCTTGCatagcctttttttccctgccagtATTTGCGCACTTAGTTGTTTTACTCCTTCAGCTAGCTGGCTTCACTtgataatttcatttatttggtGCCTGGTtgctaaaaacaaacaaaacctctggATTATCCAAGGAGcttattgcatttatttttcttgctttattaGACTTTGCTGAAGTAATTAAAGTAGACTTGCTTAAAAGGCAGATGCCACATTGTGGTGAAAGAAGAGTtcaaactgctgctgcagaagataAAACTTGGCAAGAGTCTAGTATTCATCTGTGTTTTAAATAGCTTTAGAAACTTGTTTCCTGTTTTGATTATAAAGCTGAGCccctactgctgccaccagtaaaAAGGGGTGGCACAAATGGGGTTACAACATTATTGCAGCAATGCTCTGGTTTCTTGTGCCACTTCACGATTTGCTGGGATGTAAGCAAGGGGAACCTGCCACTCCAAGTCACAAGCTGGTGTTCCTGAATGCACACATAAAACGTGTGGTAGGCTTGTTGGAGAGAAGTTGGTCACTTGGCTTTGCAAACAGAGGCATGGATACTGCAAACTTACCCCTGCAGTTAAACACTGATACTGGCTGAGTGTGGTGAGAGCCTTGGGAAAGCTAAGGCCCCACATGCCTATGGTGCACtgtaaaagtggtttggaaggATTAGTTTCATGTGTGTTCCTCAAGCTGCTGCCTCCTATTATCTCATTGAAGTGCTTGGAGAGTTGCTTTTAATGCAGAGAACTCTGATTCCTacctttttctgctgctgaagtttAAGAAATTACGTGGTTGCAACCGCTATTGGAATCTGGCTGGTGCTCTTCTGGCTGACCTTTTGAAACGCTGCTTTCCTATACGTGCTCTGACCTTCCTTTGCACTGATCTGAAAGTCTAGGGTAGTTTTTAGCTCTGCCAAGTGTATTATATTTGGGAATGACTGACTGGGGAGTTGGTGCTGAAAGAGACAAACCTGAAATACTGTCTGTCAGCTGTAGCTCATCACAGTTATGATGACTAGACAAGTTAGAATATCTGATGGCTAAACCTTTCAAGTGCTGTCTCCAGAAATCTGAGGGAGCATGTTGTATAATCATTTAAGCATCCTGTGACCTGCACCACTCATTTGCTGCTGATTTGAATGCATAAGGCCCTATTTATGCTTGCCATTAAAAGGCCAGTAAGACAGGGATGCTCTAATTGTCCCCTTGCTGTGGAGatgctttaaagaagaaaagagattgTTTGCCTTCCCCTGCAGTCCTGGGAGCAGGGCCACTCGAGTTGCTGGGGACAGCACCCGAGCTAGTGGTTGCTGGGGTTGCTCTGCAGTATGTATGGTTTAGGTGTGGTAGCTGATACGACCTAAAAGTTTCTGGCTGCCAGTTTTCTAAGGATGAAATCTGGATTTCCAATTATTTTAAAGCCCATATTCAGGAAAGTATGTTGTGAGTTCTGGTGTCTGTCTGGCAGCAGCCATGTGAGTTACGGAATGAGCCCCAAATCTTTTCACTAAAACTACTAATTGTAGAATCCAAGGAGTGTCAGAGCGAGCAGTAGCCATCTGTGTAGCTAGATTTCTGTTGTGGCTGCTTATATTGCCTGCCGAGCTCACCAATACCAGCTTTCCCTTACGCTGTTTAGGAAGTTTGTGTTCTGTGATGAGGGGGGCCTTAGTGATGGTCCGTGGGtctcccagctgctggctgctgagcCTGTGTGGAACTAAGGCAGTCCTAGACACCCACTGCATGCAACCCAGTGAAGCAGGGAGCAAATGTTAAAAGCTGAAGGGcctgggcagaggctggaggcCAAAGGGGTGAGACAGTGATGGCTatccttttaaaatgcatttgatttAGGATTTGTCATTGTGCTATGCACTCTCAGATTTCCCCTGCAGACAATAGCAAACACTCCTTTCTTTGAAACCTCTGCAAGCCCCGGAGGGGTATAAGAAGGACAACCCTCTCTATTTCTAACTGAAACAGTCTCTTGGAttggaataaataaaatcaaacgtCCAAGATGTAATTTAGTGTTTCCCGTGCCTCTCTTTCCTTGATTCTTTCCTCAAGCCAGTAATGGTTGTGGTTTTCATAtgtctctgcttttccctgctttGAGAGCCGCTGGGTTGGTATGTCTCCTCTTAACTCCTGCTGAACTGATTCTATTAAAACCCCCTTACTCCATAGGGGGCTTGACCTTTTTCTGAAATACCAAATGTGTCTGCTTTGGAAATCACAAACTTCTCCTCCTCTAAAGAGCTTGTAAATCTGGTTTCAATATTGGGTGATTACAGGCTGTGTAGAGAGCTTGAAAGTAAGCAGCCACTTCTGGTAGCAgagtgctggagctgggctaCAACTCTCATTTTTCACCCCAGTGTGTGTCTAGCATAAAGGCACTGACGTCAGCAGATTCACCCTGGATTAGCAGTTGTTGGACAGACAGATGGATGGTTTACCTTCTCTTATCAGCTCCCTGGCATCCAGTTTGTGTTGTACAGCCACTTGCTGTGTTGTAAATCCAGCAATCTCACTGCAGGATGCTCCCTTGAAGAGCAAATACCCAGAAAAGCCTGAGGAGAGAGAGCGAGGTTTTTCCTTACGTGTAATGGAAGTATTGGCACCTTCCCTTGCTGCTATCGTGGCCTTTACAACAAGGTATGAACAGGGAAAATACATTGCCAGGCTGCTTGTGTGGTATGGGATGTATCTGTTAGCTACAGGTCACTGGGGTTCCACAGTgaataaatgaaagcagaatttggccttCCCTTTAAGAAAGAGGGAGATAAGAAGATTACTTCCCAAGCAAAAGAAGATCTATGGTCAAGAAAAGACCCCCATAATAACGCACAAGTTGAGTGAGTAAAAGAAGGTGGTCTCTGAGGGAGGCAAAGTTGtctgtttcttgttttcagcCGCTTTCCCAGGTGGACATCAATGGAagcatgtttgttttgttccagTGGCTGGTCACTTTGCGGGGAAAAAACTCTTCCTTGTTTTGGTTCTAGGAGTTACTTGGGGAAATGGTATTTTGGATCTGtcacagtattttatttctgggaAAAAGCTGTGGAGAGGTGCTGTAAAATTACGGTTATCTCTTGGGAGGGCCCCAGTGTCTCCAACATTATGAATTCTGGCTCCCTCTAAATAAACAACCaacctccttttctttgtttcaccTCTAGCCCTTGTCTTCAGCCTTTACAACCCCAGGGGGTGAATCCTGAAGTAAAACAAACTGCAAGGGaaggaagccaggagggagccgCAGTGCCTGCAGATTAACAgagcctcctgctctccagccaaCCTTGACAAAAGGATCAATCCTGAACTGACCTTCagggggaaaagcaaaacaaaaaccacctcGACTTGAACTTTCAAGGCTAGGAGTTTAGAGCTCGGTTTGATGTCTCCTACAGGGAGTTAGAAATGCCAAACACCTGTCTCGCAAACCCAAATCCTAACAAGTTATCGGGACAGCTGAGCCCCAAATCAAATGGCTTTGAAAAATCTAGGATTTGCTCATCACTGTTTCCGAGTCACCCCTTGCTGCTAAAAGGGCATGAAAATGTGCTCTTGCTTTCCCAGTGTGATTCTTGAGACAAATATATAACATCCAGTTAAGCAAATAGTGAGTTCTGTTGAAACATCAATATTTAGATTCAACTTTTCATGGAGTATTTGTGCCGAGAAGCCGGttctgctctcttctctgtaggcaggagggaagagaaCAAGTCAGCCCTGATGTCataaaaaagacagcaaaaaaggCATTAATTTAGGATGAGACCTCTTTTAAgaagttttaataaaaactggaatggtaaagtatttttctcttttctctttaccATGCTATTCTAATTCATCTATGGACATGCAGTTAGGAAAAACTAGTGAAATATATTCTTTCCCTCCCTTGGCTATcagctgcatttaaaatatactgACTCGAGACAGCTTAAGAAGGGAGCCCCATCTTTAATTGATTTTTTACCTACTAGATGAAACTTCTAGGATAGtggagcagcagggagatggGTGCTTGCCTTCCTTTGAAgtacatttccatttttaaaaggaaggcaaccaaaaaaaaaaagaggtaaaagtgGCATTATGATGTACTTTCAGCGTCTGTCTGAGACTGGGCTGGTGGGGAAACACTGGCCAGACAGTGCTGGAGTAGCCAGCATGGCCACAGAGCACCAGACTGGTTTCACCCTAATAGTCTGTGGGTTGCAGAGCTAAATCCCCTTTCTGTCACTCGGGAGGAAAATATTGGTGCAGTAAATCTCCTCCCGGCACTTGGCTGTGACAACGGGGAGGGACAAGCAGTGCAGGCTCAGGATCCTGCCCAGGCTGGGTGGTGGGGATGCATGGATTTGTGTGCAAATCAGGGCTTGTGTCAAGCAGGTTGCTTTGAAATGCTCAATTTGTTTAGTTCTGGCTGTGAAGTGGCTATTGCATTGGTGGAAGAAGATTTATTAACCGATTTTTTACGGCTATCAACAATGCCTTACCTCCAGCAGGGTCCCCAGCATTTTTATGAAGTACAGTGGGTTCCAGAGGCAGAGGTGTTTTATATTGTTCTTGTATTTTAACCCAGTGAACTAAGGCCTCTATCCTGCAAATACTTAAGGATCTGCATAATTCATGCCGGTCCCAGGGAGGGTGTTTTGTCACGGTGGCTGGCAGGGTTTTGCTGAGCTCCACTCTAGGCACCTGCAGTGGTATCAGGCCTGTTCTTGAGGCTGCAGCAGGCGAGGGGGGGTTCCCTCCTGCggtgctttttgctttcttagaGCCTTCTGTGTGGAGCTGAGAGTTGATGCTGCAAAACTGGCATTCAATCATGCTAGTGGTGGCCACTGAATTGGCGTTTTCCCCGCAGTGGTGGCCTGGCTGCTGTGGCTAGATGTGGTGATGGGGAGGGAAGGCTCACTGAACATGATTTGGGGTAATAATTAATATGGATGCATGTTCATCAGGGGCAGCCTCTCACCTGCTCAGGAGCCttgtcctgggctgcagctggtTCTTCCCACAGGTGGTTTGGGGAGGAGCACCCCAACAGTGCAAAGGAAAGGAGGGCTGTGCTCATGGGGTTCTGGTCTGGCTCCCCTGCATGGTGAGACTGCGCTCAGGAGGGGGCATGTTTTAAAGGTTTTGAAATCATACCTGGTTTAGCTTCCCAAAGCCAAAGCAATGTCACCCAACAAATCCACaccatccctgctctgctcttatGGCACATCGCTGGCACGTGATGCTCAGGTCAAGCTGCATCTTTATGTGAGTGATTCCCAGCCATGGGGCAATGTGTTTCCATCCTCCCACCCCTCCAGGCAGGAGCCCTGTGCCCTCTCCTGAGTGCAAGtgagagcagcagaaagcagcaaatgcaGAAGCACGGATGGTTTTGCGGCAGTCTCACTGCTGGCAGGATtgctcttttccatttctctctgcaAAAAGTTTCCATCACCTATGCCCTTTTTTCATTCTGCACACGAGAAGTCACAATGTGATTGCTAAGCCCACAAAAGACCAGCCCTCAAAGGCTACCAAGAGCCCAAAACCGTGTCTTTAGTTGTAATCAACCTCATTCGTGCACGTGCGTGATACCAGAGGTTATAAATCCATGAACACGTGCAATGGTTTTCCCACAAAACCCCCTCCTCAGACCTCACCCCCTGACCACCTGGGCCACTGGTCTGGCTGGCTGCAATCTCTCCTCAGCTCCTCATCTAGCAGTGgtgctcctctccagctccctccctcccctggATGCCTTTCCCCGACCTCTCCCAGCAGGGCCGGAGGCCCAGGGGGCCCTGCCTGCGCTGGAGCAGACTCTCCCTGGCAACAGGTACCGTTCCCAGCCTCCCTAGCTGTTATCAGTCTGCAATAACCTTTCCCTTATTTGATATTTTTCCCCTCGGGGGACTGGAAGGGACAGCCACAACTATGTTTCTCCAAACAAATTccacctgcctgctcactggtgggggGGACAGACGGAGGCACGGTCCCCCCAAAACGGGCTTTGGGGTGGGTGAGAAGACCTGACCTCTGCCAGCCTCCATGGATGAGCAGCCTCACCTCAGGATGGGACAGGTCCGAATGCAGAGGTCATCTTCTTCATAAATTAAAAGTATAAACCCAGCTCTCATGGAAGTGGTTTTCTTTTGCGtagcttttatattttatatcagAAGCTGacaacataattattttttaatttttttgcataaacaggtgacagaaataaatccttatttttgtttgtaagGAATGCGCAAAATTTGGGCCCTGCtcaaacattattttatttatcataATGCCAATGAAATTTGACATAGCCTTTTGTTCTTGAAAACATCCTATTCCAAAGCATTGCATTTCTAAACGTGTTTATAGGCTAGTGGTAAACTGCTTTACAGCAGCTTTTTGCTGCAGGATGGATTGATTGTGGGGTTCTTTAATCTCTGCCTTTATTATATGCTCTGTTATCTGCAGCCCGATTACTGCTGTGCTTTACTGACTGAGGGACATTTTTGTCTGTAGAAAGGTTGTCACCCTTTACCTCACTGAAACGAACTTTGTCCCTGTATATCTGCTGGTGGCAATCAATGCTCCTCTCTGTCTTCTGCAAAAGAAAGGGAGTCCCCTCAACCCCAGGGGCTTCTACAGTCCCATGAGGCTCCAACCCCTTCCGAAGTCCCCTCCCTTGCCGTCGCCACTGGGTGAAGCAAAATGCTGGTGGTTCTGCTGGCATCTTGCAGCTTCCAGGAGAGCTGCCTCCAGGAGGCATTTTATGGCAAGCACCTTATCGTAGATTATGGCTGAGCGTACACAAGCACTCCCAGTGACCAGTGTAATCCACTCTTTACTGGCATAATTtgactttattttctgtttacacAGGGAGGCTTGGGTGGAGCGTTATGTACATGGTATCAGAGGAACAGTCTGCTCCACCTTGGGGCTGCACGCGTGCTGGAGCCAGCGCACCCGCCGCCCCAAGGGCTTCAGGAGCTCTTTGTACTCCAAAGCAGTTTCCTCACATACAGGAGGCATTTGACTTTCTCCTATCAGAGCCTTAGCAAGCAGATTATAATGGCCCAGTAATCTTCAGTGCATGGCCAAATATTCAATGAcatttcctgtttctgaaaggCAATTGATGAGCCTGATGTAACAGTGCTGAGGACAGCACTGAGCAGGTGCCTGTTGGACACAGCTAATCTCTCGTCCCAACAGTGGATCTCTTCTGATACTGCATCCCTATCTACATATTAATATTTGGTAATTCATGAACAATTTGCAAATTTGTGATGAGTGATGAAATACCCTGGGAACTGTTTGCTTGCAAATGGTTTCCAGAGTATTTCATCATATATGACAAATTTGTAAGTAAGTGGTTGCCAGTATTGGGATTCCTGAGCTGTCTGCTCTTGAGGAAAGAGCTGCATCAGGACAGACGGCCTGGTGTCTGCTTGATCCCAGCTGAGCATGATTTCAGTTGATTTTTGCCTCAGCACCATTTGATAGATATACCCAACAGCAAGATTACAGGGATCTGCTACCTATATGAGCCAGTGAAAATGGATTAGAAGCACAATATACAGGCATAGTTTCCAGCTTTGGTCACAGCCTTTGGATAGCTGCACTGGATAAAGGTCCGACGAGATGGCTGCAATCAGCGTTAGGAAGTGTATGGGGTTCAGCTCAATTacctgcagctcttctgtgATGCTGTATTATA
This sequence is a window from Lathamus discolor isolate bLatDis1 chromosome 2, bLatDis1.hap1, whole genome shotgun sequence. Protein-coding genes within it:
- the BAMBI gene encoding BMP and activin membrane-bound inhibitor homolog, which translates into the protein MDRHSSYIFIWLQLELCAMAVLLTRGEIRCYCDAAHCVATGYMCKSELSACFSRLLDPQNTHSPLTHGCLDSIASTADICQAKQAQNHSGTTAMSTLECCHEDMCNYRGLHDVLSPSRGDTSGQGSRYQHDSSRNLITKVQELTSSKELWFRAAVIAVPIAGGLILVLLIMLALRMLRSENKRLQDQRQQMLSRLHYSFHGHHSKKGQVAKLDLECMVPVTGHENCCMTCDKMRHSDLSNDKILSLVHWGMYSGHGKLEFV